A region of the Culex quinquefasciatus strain JHB chromosome 1, VPISU_Cqui_1.0_pri_paternal, whole genome shotgun sequence genome:
atcgatcagaaaattccatcaaaagatacagaattttgaatattcacatatcatttttgtatggacagctgccaaatttgtatggaaaattatatggacaaactaatgatgcaaaatggcttctttgggcataccgaaggcaccaaacaagtttcagccggattaaaaaatacaaaaattaaaattaaagaaaaaagaccaattccgtagagaactgctcaggagTTGATCTGTAATGTAATATTTCCAGAGATTAAAGAAAAGCTGTCCAgctatgaaattttttttgaagagctgataAAATTTCCCAACATTTTCtctttctgagatacagcctaaCAAAGGATTCAAAATGATttgggattgacgatatcttgaaaactaatggttagattttcaatgtcaaacttCTGATATTgaaatttctgtaaaattttctgaccttttcaatagagaatttttttttaaatcaagttcatCGATTAACAtcccaacgcccaaggctccaaaaaagttggaacggtaaattcaactcaatggttctcgggcataactcaaccaatcaagatgattcttctttccagtgatttgttagcatgtctagatgattctagacctttgcagaacttaatttgatcaaatctgtaatttttgcgatcaaaaacatcgttccaactttttttttcgagtgtaaaaaaaattcgcccaaaattccgcggaggcagtcgtttaaaaaaagttggaacgatgttttcggtcgcagaaattacagatttgttcaaatcaagttctgcaaaattttaggatcatctagacattcttacaaatcactgggaacaagaatcttcccgattggttgagttatgcccgagaacgggcgttttgaagttaccgttccaacttttttgggaggcttgggcgtccgtgtaagttggacatgcgttgggcgttccagtgttaaaaaagtacctaaataaataagttttattttttattttatattttttacaaaaatataaaattattcaGGTATTCCTCTCTAATTTAGTTCTTACATTTTGTCAATGCTGGTATGATTATTGGTATTTAACATTCTAATCCTTGGAGACCAAGGGTTGGTGTTGTGAACAACTTGTCATGTTAGACAAAATTATATTGATACTCTCATGCAGTGCTTACGAAATATCAACTTTGTTTGTGATAGGTGGCAGAACAgtccaatcgtcttcaccaccaccaccaccagtttGGCTTGCTTAACAACTCTACAGAAAAAGCGGTAAAATTGGCATGGAttatggtcaaattttcacttaTCTGAAAATCTTCATATAAAATTAAGGTTTcgtgtaaactattttgatagctgGAAAATCCCACCTTACCTTACTTCATTTACAAACCTTGCAGAACAACCTGATTTTGACATtctactttcgttcgtttcacgtACTCACACAGTCTTTGACCTACCTCTAGAAATACATTCGCTCAGAgaacggtcgtttgacattctaccgagattccgatcatctctcccatGGTCGCAATCAAGTGGCTTCTGTCACCACACAGCAAACACAACAAAGAGAGAGacgaaaaacgagagaaagagcacgttgtttcgttcgggcggctgcttgagaggttctcatttttcgttcgttttgaCTTTGTTTaccgaccgtcgccaagcaataACGATCATAAAAGGCGCTGTGTGTGAGCGATTCAATTTCGATTTCgaaaatgatcgctgacagaaagctCTTTCAAGTGTCGGGCAGCCACACTCAGTGACAGATTTATTTTCAAGCATTGACTCTCATGTAATAAATAACATGAGAAAAATGAGCAGGAAAAATAAGGTTATTTGATTGTCAACAAGATAGGATCGGTTTTAACCCATTCCTCAGAATGACTCACAACCCAGAAAAAAGGATTCACCAGAATTAACCACTTCCCAGAAATGAATATTGATGTTGGTTTGGTAAAAAAGAGTAAAGTTTTGCGAGAACTCCGAAATTAATGGAGATTCGCCCTTCTTTTTAAAAGATTTGAGGTTTAAAAGATATTCAGATATGAAAGATTAagagcaagggtcctgattttcggtttaATGAACATTCACTCATCGCCTAgccattcgtcgcctattccaacccgctagcattcatgagcgaatgagactcgcaagcagccagcgagtggcccgaactgttcacgtagcgaacaaatacatcgtgaaaatatttgcctactccgtcgctcgacgacactcataCACtaacatgctcagcgaagactttttgtcttcacgccctcagtttgccatcaatttgatttttacttggtggaagtttctttgaatggtgtgtataatgttatgaaatcaaaataaatgcacaatttaattgataacattgattttaagcaacccaaatcaatgagtataacgcagtgcatcagagaaaaatgttttcagttcagagttcagagtgatcggagacgttcggcctgcctgagccgttcggagactgagccgatcagagtgagaaggagagtagaagagagagtgttcgtgagcgaatggtgtgaaagtgacaaacggtaggaattcatcagggcagtatcgcgtcgtcTGCtgtttgtgctcgcgaatggagtggttgattttgagcattCAGAACCCTTGATTAAAAGATTGAtgttttaaagatttgaagacttgaagatttgaagatttgaagatttgaagatttgaagatttgaagatttgaagatttgaagatttgaagatttgaagatttgaagatttgaagatttgaagatttgaagatttgaagatttgaagatttgaagatttgaagatttgaagatttgaagatttgaagatttaaagatttgaagatttgaagatttgaagatttgaagatttgaagatttgaagatttgaagatttgaagatttgaagatttgaagatttgaagatttgaagatttgaagatttgaagatttgaagatttgaagatttgaagatttgaagatttgatgatttgaagatttgaatattttaagatttgaaaatttgaagatttgaaaatttgaagatttgaagatttgaagatttgaagatttgaagatttgaagatttgaagatttgaagatttgaagatttgaagatttgaagatttgaagatttgaagatttgaagatttgaagatttgaagatttgaagatttgaagatttgaagatttgaagatttgaagatttgaagatttgaagatttgaagatttgaagatttgaagatttgaagatttaaagatttgaagatttgaagatttgaagatttgaagatttgaagatttgaagatttgaagatttgaagatttgaagatttgaagatttgaagatttgaagatttgaagacttgaagatttgaagatttgagatttgaagatttgaagatttgaagatttgaagatttgaagatttgaagatttgaagatttgaagatttgaagatttgaagattcgaagatttgaagatttgaagatttgaagatttgcaatttgaagatttgaagattagaAAAATGCAGAATTGTAAGAgtgaacacgaaaaaaaatcaattctaaaaattgtgaattaaattcacgaatgcgagaaccacgaaggaatatattcacgttttgtagtgcaaatgcacaatactcatgaataaattccttcgtggttctcatattcgtgaacttaattcacgattccgagaattgatttttttctgttaagaTATTGAAAACTAGTAAATCCTTCTTattcttaaataaaatgtatttttcttttGGTAAAACTGAAATAATTCTGGCGAAAGAATTTCTGGTGAAAAGCATCTCGAGGATGGTATATTCTGAGGAATGATTATTTTGGAAATGAAATTCATAGGAATGGGATAGAACCACTCGTATGTAGATGTCTtaagaattattgatttttttaaaaatatttgcgtttttttttgtgtgaaaacaaaaaatttaaaaagcaatatttttcaGGGAGTAAAATGTTTTATACATTGTTCTCTTTAACCCTTTCAGACctaaatctaaaaaaactaattttaatgatgggaaaatgattcttttaACCATATGATTGAATTACTTTTTTACCTAATTTTAacgtaaactttaaaatttaaaacaatgcaaaacaaaaattctcCTAATTCTCAAAGCTGGTATAAagattcaaatatatatttgttGCAAAAGTCCATTCATGGCCTGGGCTATGATCTGAAAAACAAATCTTTGATTttggttaataaaaaaaaaataacttcaaaatccTTACTGCACTTTTAGTTGCATTCATCCAGGATTTACTCTCCCCTTCTCCCAGCCTGACTCAACTTGTCGCATTTCCGGCCTGGCTTGCGCTCAGTTGACAGGTTCGGAAAACTGCAGACAGAGAGACTGAATGGAAAAATCCATCCCATCAGCTGAGACGGAGCACCTGCTGGCCTGACATTCTTAGACGTTGTGAATGGCAAAATAAAaagaggcaaaaaaaataaaatgtatataACGATTTTGAAAGAACCCAAATCTGCCAAAATGGAAAACGATAATGAACGTTGCAGCAAATTTATGgattcggtaaaaaaaagttggtttcGTTCCAGTTCTGTTGAATTGTGGAGGGGGGGGGCTTGGAGGTGACCAATGACACTGATTGACGGGTTTTTAAGTCATCGATTTTCATTAAAAGGGCGGTTTTGGTGGAAAATGGAATTGAGGTGGGTCTGTCTGCCGGAGGGGGGATCCTCGCAAATTTAAAGGTGAAAATTGAGCGCTTTTCATCAAATTGATTTAACGTGCAGAATGGTGGGAAGCTGGTCAGGAAGGGGGAATTGAGTACGGGGAAGGGAAATTATTTGCAGAATACTGAGAATGTGTAATGAGCGGAAATTAATGACAGAAAAGCAAGCAACCTTCACAAATTTAATCACGTTTTTGGTCAGTCAAATGCAGATGAAcgagaaaattaatgatttggaAACGATTTTCATGTACACTAGCGAGTAATTATGCTGAAAGTGCGCATAATTTTCATCCTATAATTTTCTGATTTGATTTAGATCTGATTGGTACAATTTGGGAACAATATGACTTACCTTGATCTTCCCCTCCTCAAAGTGCTCATGCCCGAGCAGCAATTTGAGCCGCGCCACGGACCGTTCGTACCGGCTGTTCACCAGCGCCTTCTTGCCACCGCCGGACTTCCCACTGGAACTCCCAGCGTGGATGGCCGCCGGCGAGGGCAGCACCGACCCCGTTGAGGTCGAGCTCGTCGTCAGCGAGAGGGCAGCCGCCGCCGAAGCAATCATGGCCAGCGGAACCGCCAACTCGCCGCCACCACCTTCAAGCGAGTTTGTCAAATCGCTGGACTCCTCGTCCGACTTGTGGCGCAGGGAAGACTTGGTGGATTTCTTACTGCTAGTGGCGGTCACTGTGGAGGTACTGCCATCGgtgccgctgctgctgttgctactGCTACCGCTCCCGGAGGTTGCAATGGCCGCCGCCGGTAGGGTTAGAAACTCCAATCTGGACGGGGGCTGTATCACGCCCAGCGGCTGATCGTTGATGAGCCATTCGAGCCGGGCCGCGGGCAGTGATTCGTTTGATATGCATTCGACCTCGAGAAACTCGTCCGCGCCGTAGTACGGCTTCATGTCCACTATCACCGGATCGCTTTTGGGTAAATCTGCGGGGGAAGAAGCGGGATGTTGTTGAGTTTGCAAAACCCTTCAAGCCATGTTGTTGGTTGAGACCCACCTACTACATTTAAATCTCTAGTTACTATCTTAGTGTGGAAGGAGGGTGCCGCCTCGGTCACCTCGCAGCTGTACTTCCCGCTGGTGTGTGGTTCCACGTTGCCCAGGATCACGTGGCTTGCGTTGGAGTGatcgacctttaaaaaaaagttgcaatgaAATCAACCGTGCAACACCACGTCAAACCCCGTATACTCACATTGACGTTGATGCCCGCCTTCGGGAAGATCTTGATCGACGGGATCTCCTTCGAGGTGTAGCGGAAGAACTCGTGCTTGCCCTTGTACCACTTGACCGAGTACAGGTCCTCGTCGGGCAGGTCGCACTCGCAGATCAGCACCGCCGAGCTGCCCAGCGCCACGGCCTGCGGAACGCGGATGTGGACGCTGTCGAGACCGTACACGGCGTAGGTTACtggaaaaaagaaaagaaaaacaaatttgttagTTTCGTGAAAGGACAGCGGGCCTCTCTTTGAAGTGacaatgtaaacaacaacagATTCCAGCTCGGATTTAATGAGCCATCCAGCCAAGCAAGGGAAAATGTTTTGGCTTGGATCGGCACGAGTTTGGAATCTTGTTTGGAGACTTTATTCTGGGGAAAGAACAGAGAACCGGTTTTCCAGATGATGAGGGCCGTGTATCGAAGTACACTCAgttgtgtaaaaaaaaagttattgggtACACAAAATAAATCCGAAAGTTACATTATTAATTTTTGCCCGTCATTAAACATGTAAATTTGAATGCAAATTGATGTAAATATGCAACAAATCATACGTACTAGTTTACTTGAGATTCATCATTTCCGTGTCTGTGTATGAttaggatttttcaaaaaaaaaaacagaaaaacacggTTTTTAAAAAAGGCGCTTGGTTTTAGGACGATGCCAAATCTGTTACTTCAGATATTATTTGTTGTCAAAGGAAAAGATCTAAACTGTTTTTGACTGTGTTGATCGAACtgttggttgctgaaatacagcctcctgaagtttaaattttgtgaaaaaaatagttttttttttcggagtcATCTATTTATtaagtcgacgtcgtcgtgctatcttgtcgcacccgccattttgacgttccgagaaaaacgcgttttaatatttgaccttgaatattcaaaaacgagagcacgcaatgtaaacaataacaaacacgttttgtttggctgaccattctgtgcattgtcccaaagtttggttgaagttggttgctggagtcccgagttataattacaaatgtttacggtagtctagcttgtacgtgcgacaaacgcatcctgacttttctggcctgaaatcctttggccttttgtcgcacttacatcaattttcatggagtgacaagatagcacgacaagattgaaactactttcatatgtaaagtgacaaaaatgcacggagttttttcggtttttgttgaatatctcaggattgaaatcgaattttggggatctgtgaaggtaaaaaggtgaggcattgtgagctgcacaaaatggcgttcttaactcaatttggcccaaaatgcacgtacgacaagttagcacgatggcgacgaagtcTTAAATTTTCAAGTCTCAGTATTTTGGAAAgcaggggaacagcatctaacttCATCGTGCCTcttatgttgccatatcagcgctttggcacattcaattacagctcataaaagcgttttcaactgaaatcgagtgataaatagctcactaggaagtgagcaagcaagttcctatcaacagttttacaaaataagttgtttaaatagtgaaaaacaGCTAATTGGACGGAGTAAGAAGCGAGTGctcaacctgccaaacatacaagaatttcctctattggtttgattttcaatgtaaaaaattaaacttgtaTGACATTTTgtcataattaatttaaataaataccataaaacggggtgactttgataggtttgcaaaatgaagagtacaattaaaatacgtaaggaataattaagaatcatactgaccatgttagagaagtgttcaaagtaccacgagaagaacttttcataaaattttggaaagtttaaaatgttagttaactatagttaagaggcagtatttgtaaattctgctcggtttgttctagaggtcgtatcaagttgctccgatttggatgaaactttcagcgtttgtttgtctatacatgagatgaactcatgccaaatatgagccctctacgacaaagggaagtggggtaaaacgggcttgaagtttgaggtcgaaaaaacattaaaaatcttaaaattgctcgcatttccgtaaaacttcatcaattcaaactctcgtagatgcatttgaaaggtcttttgaagcacttcaaaatgggccatagacatccaggatcggcttgactttttctcatatcttttgcaaattactgttaaaaattgatttttttaaaaccttaatatctttttgcaacagcctccaacacccatactcccataggtcaaaagataggtaatttcatggactataagcctacggtattaactttttggccaatcgcagtttttctcatagtttttcgatttttctacaacaaacattttacaatgttagtttttgccctgtaggcttccatagcggcactttttggtctcaattttgtcatattcagaatcctcggaaaatttcacgttagttagaagtattggagtggtaaatttgatttaaaaaacaattaaataaaacatttttgtacaAAGAAACCGATCTTATTTactctgtgatcaatacgtcaaatgctgtatgaagtaggcgaaaacctgtttcaccccaaatccaacaaattgtaaaaaaatattttaattcattctaaatggcaatttttccaatcaaatttaccactccaatacttctaactaacgtgaaattttccgaggattccgaatatgacaaaattgagaccaaaaagtgccgttatggaggcctacagggcaaaaactaacgttgtaaaatgattgttgtagaaaaatcaaaaaactatgagaaaaactgcgattggccaaaaagttaataccgtaggcttatagtccatgaaattacctatcttttgacctatgggagtatgggtgttggaggctgttgcaaaaagatattaaggttttaaaaaaatcaatatttaacagtaatttgcaaaagctatgagaaaaagtcaagccgatcctggatgtctatggcccattttgaagtgcttcaaaagacctttcaaattcatctacgagagttggaattgatgaagttttacggaaatgcgagcaattataagattttttaggttttttggacctcaaacttcgaagcccgttttaccccacttccctttgtcgtagagggctcatatttggcatgagttcatctcatatatagacaaacaaacgctgaaagtttcatccaaatcggagcacctcgatacgacctgttacacattggtgaaaaactcgctcttaagaaaatgttgatgaaagtcatttttttaacttctcaaagtgtcatgattttctcaatgaacatgattttgaatcggaaaacggaatgcataatcggattctttggacaattttccactaggagaaggttgaataagtttgtaaataataaatatccaaatttatatgcaatctcaattcaacaaatttcatgtaaaatgtgaaaacttgtgtgtcgtgcttcgaattcagtattaAATGCAATtaaggggaactataccctttctctgcctatttctattatcggcctatcagcactttgatcatgaattacagcttaaataaagtgtgTTTGACTGTTCCTAAGTAATAaattgctcaaataaaagtgagcaagcaactcttcattgttgataaatctaaaaatgatgatttaatagcggaaaacggcaaaaaagatgagaattggtcgaacggcttagtgtgattaaaatgggtatatttcccctaaatcgataattttaaaaataaaaaaatagttttaacaaatttcaggtaaAGTTCAGACCTTTTAactattttacctaaaatttatatgtttttttttgttaaaaagcttataaacttagttaactaaatataaacattgattttttcttaaaaactatatcatctagtttagtgatggtacatttaacgtacaaataaagtttgaacatcttaaatatgattttgacaagaaaaactacgactatcaaagtcacctcggaatttaaactaagaatttttaacgtaactatttttctaaacactattgcaaaaactttgttttccaaaatagtgcatggactttgtgaggcctaccccagtacatgttttaaaaatattaatcttgagaaaaatatttattttctattCATTTATATGAGCCTCAataacttgtttaaaaatgtctaaaaaaaaggaaacataTCCATGTGAAATTTTAGATTCATCtagacatttttttcataaaaaacatattttacaaattatctttaaatcACTACTGCCAACTGAGaaaaatcgggactacagtcttaaTAGGTACATTTGGAAATCGATGTAATTTTTCTTGCTCTGTTCCTGTTTAAACagtaatcaataaaaaaaacattttgcagaaaaattgGCTTAAACACCTGTCCTAATTCGAtacatttgtcctgattttCATCAGATGCCGATGTTTTATGTTCTACATGTATATCGacaaaaaaaagtcagaggatggtttgagcacacactaaattttatttaaaatttgttttcagagcattaaaatatacattttcatgaatcatcaaaacatatttgaagacatttggttgtatcattgccgagatacagctatttgaagtgagcagtttcaaaaatcgacattgccttgaccaaatcggctcaaaattttggtgaagactcattaaaccggtcctgtgtgcatgacgtaagccgattttctaaaacttattttatgaaaaaaaaaaatatgtttgtgtttttcataaaaaaaaatcgttagtttttgatttttgtagttGCTAAGaaagcaacatttcaaaattgggcttcgtcatgcacaagggatatgtcttgagagtcttcaccccaaattttaaccaatttggtccatcccatctcgagatatcgtggcacccgtaaatcaactcggtgtttcgagaaaaacgctttgaaagtttgaaagtccGCTTTGCgtacggcaaaatgttgagcttaaaatcgtctctaactcagtttaatttGAACTTCTTATCGCAACTAGACCCTAAATCGAATCAGATGCGACCGATTTGGTCTacatcggttcagc
Encoded here:
- the LOC119767000 gene encoding uncharacterized protein LOC119767000 encodes the protein MLIKANIWVYVFQLVVMKVTYAVYGLDSVHIRVPQAVALGSSAVLICECDLPDEDLYSVKWYKGKHEFFRYTSKEIPSIKIFPKAGINVNVDHSNASHVILGNVEPHTSGKYSCEVTEAAPSFHTKIVTRDLNVVDLPKSDPVIVDMKPYYGADEFLEVECISNESLPAARLEWLINDQPLGVIQPPSRLEFLTLPAAAIATSGSGSSSNSSSGTDGSTSTVTATSSKKSTKSSLRHKSDEESSDLTNSLEGGGGELAVPLAMIASAAAALSLTTSSTSTGSVLPSPAAIHAGSSSGKSGGGKKALVNSRYERSVARLKLLLGHEHFEEGKIKVKCIARIFDVYERTALQVADENYPQVRVLSKSDNGVHYSFMSDKDEASSKASSSSSSQLFRPHHWWSSMVLRPVLSWLAGNTATTKITGQSQLQDTGQSWTSQLLGGTTLAAFLLSWNTGASELLIALPMATMLLLF